One stretch of Proteiniborus ethanoligenes DNA includes these proteins:
- the remA gene encoding extracellular matrix/biofilm regulator RemA — protein sequence MSIKLINIGFGNIVSANRIIAIVSPESAPIKRIIQEARDRGMLIDATYGRRTRAVVVTDSDHIILSAVQPETVAHRLNSKDSNEIE from the coding sequence ATGAGTATAAAGCTTATCAACATTGGTTTTGGCAATATTGTTTCTGCTAACAGGATTATTGCTATAGTCAGCCCTGAATCAGCACCTATAAAAAGAATAATTCAAGAGGCTAGAGACAGGGGAATGCTTATTGATGCAACATATGGCAGAAGAACGAGAGCAGTTGTTGTTACAGATAGTGACCATATAATATTATCTGCTGTCCAGCCTGAGACAGTAGCTCATAGATTAAATAGTAAAGACAGCAATGAAATAGAATAA
- the gmk gene encoding guanylate kinase, with translation MGNGLLIVISGPSGVGKGTVCRYLLDKNKEISLSVSSTTRAPRIGEIDKVSYFFTDKEQFEKMINNEEFLEYAYVHGNYYGTPKKNVLEKVEKGQDVLLEIDIQGALQVKEFYPDGVFIFILPPTMEELKKRIVNRGTETEAAIEERFKTAYKEIEYVFKYDYAILNDEIELAVKRIESIIEAEKCKVKRQIEIIKDI, from the coding sequence ATGGGAAACGGGTTACTTATTGTAATTTCAGGACCATCAGGTGTAGGTAAAGGAACTGTTTGCAGATATTTATTAGATAAAAATAAAGAGATAAGCTTATCTGTATCTTCTACTACAAGAGCACCAAGAATAGGGGAAATAGATAAGGTTAGCTATTTTTTTACAGATAAAGAGCAATTTGAAAAAATGATAAATAATGAGGAGTTTCTAGAATATGCTTATGTTCATGGAAATTATTATGGGACTCCTAAAAAAAATGTTTTAGAAAAAGTTGAAAAGGGGCAAGATGTATTATTAGAGATAGATATACAAGGTGCATTACAGGTAAAAGAATTCTATCCAGATGGTGTGTTTATTTTTATTTTACCCCCAACTATGGAAGAGCTAAAAAAGAGAATTGTAAATAGAGGTACAGAGACAGAAGCGGCGATTGAAGAAAGATTTAAGACTGCTTACAAAGAAATAGAGTATGTATTCAAATATGATTATGCTATTCTAAACGATGAAATAGAATTAGCGGTAAAAAGAATAGAATCTATCATAGAAGCTGAAAAATGTAAAGTTAAAAGGCAGATAGAAATAATAAAAGATATATAG
- the rpoZ gene encoding DNA-directed RNA polymerase subunit omega, protein MLYPSINDLLKDVDSRYTLVLLVSKRARQIVDGAEPLVNPMSSKPVSIALQEVAEGKFTYTRSNTNK, encoded by the coding sequence ATGCTATATCCTTCAATTAATGACTTACTTAAAGATGTAGATAGTAGATACACTTTGGTACTATTAGTTTCTAAGAGAGCAAGACAAATAGTAGATGGTGCAGAGCCTTTAGTTAATCCAATGTCTAGCAAACCAGTATCTATTGCCTTACAAGAAGTGGCAGAAGGTAAATTTACATATACAAGATCAAATACTAACAAATAA
- the coaBC gene encoding bifunctional phosphopantothenoylcysteine decarboxylase/phosphopantothenate--cysteine ligase CoaBC produces MLSGKNIVMGVSGGIAVYKAVDVVSRLRKLCANVDVIMTRSATEFVTPLTFQSISQNPVTVDIFKEPTQWEIEHISLAKKAHVFLVAPATANIIGKVANGIADDMLSTTIMATKAKVVFAPAMNTNMYNNIIFKENMDKLKKYGYEFIKPGTGRLACGDFGEGKMAEPADIVDYIVQTLTNDELKGRKIIVTAGPTIEPLDPVRYMTNHSSGKMGYAIAKEAKQRGAEVILISGPVNLEPPSGVELIKVNTTEEMHNAVEKHFESCDVLVKAAAPLDYRPVTVSKNKIKKDKAEIEIKFTRNPDIVACFGKMKKNQLLVGFAAETENLIENAKKKIVNKNLDFIVANNILAENAGFKYDTNIITIIDRDGTTTDYPLMKKEDAARVIIDKISVMLNC; encoded by the coding sequence TTGCTTAGTGGAAAAAACATTGTAATGGGGGTATCCGGTGGAATAGCGGTGTATAAGGCTGTGGATGTAGTTAGTAGACTAAGAAAGCTTTGTGCCAACGTTGATGTGATAATGACTAGATCAGCAACCGAATTTGTGACACCATTAACTTTCCAATCCATATCGCAAAACCCTGTTACTGTAGATATTTTTAAAGAGCCAACACAATGGGAAATTGAACATATTTCTTTAGCAAAGAAAGCCCATGTTTTTTTAGTAGCGCCTGCAACTGCTAATATTATAGGAAAAGTAGCCAATGGCATTGCAGATGATATGTTGTCTACTACAATAATGGCTACAAAAGCAAAGGTTGTATTTGCACCAGCTATGAATACAAATATGTATAATAATATTATATTCAAAGAAAATATGGATAAGTTAAAAAAATATGGTTATGAATTTATTAAGCCTGGGACAGGCAGATTAGCATGTGGTGATTTTGGAGAAGGAAAAATGGCAGAACCAGCAGATATAGTTGATTATATTGTTCAGACACTGACTAATGATGAGCTTAAAGGAAGGAAGATTATTGTTACTGCAGGACCTACTATTGAACCACTTGATCCAGTAAGATATATGACTAATCATTCTAGTGGAAAGATGGGATATGCTATAGCAAAAGAAGCTAAACAAAGAGGAGCAGAAGTAATCTTAATTTCTGGACCAGTTAACCTGGAACCACCTTCAGGTGTGGAGCTAATAAAAGTAAACACTACAGAGGAAATGCATAATGCAGTTGAAAAGCATTTTGAAAGCTGTGATGTGCTTGTAAAGGCCGCAGCACCTTTGGATTATAGACCAGTTACTGTAAGCAAAAATAAAATTAAAAAAGATAAAGCTGAAATTGAGATAAAATTTACTAGAAATCCAGATATTGTTGCTTGCTTTGGTAAAATGAAGAAAAATCAGCTGTTAGTAGGATTTGCTGCAGAAACAGAGAACCTAATAGAAAATGCAAAGAAAAAAATAGTTAATAAGAATCTTGATTTTATTGTTGCAAATAACATACTAGCAGAAAATGCAGGATTCAAATACGATACTAATATTATAACAATTATAGATAGGGATGGAACCACAACAGATTATCCATTAATGAAAAAAGAAGATGCTGCAAGGGTTATAATAGATAAAATATCTGTAATGCTTAATTGTTGA